A stretch of the Conger conger chromosome 3, fConCon1.1, whole genome shotgun sequence genome encodes the following:
- the slc8a4a gene encoding solute carrier family 8 member 4a isoform X11 — MGVEDDEVAKMGCPSLGEHTRLEVVIEESYEFKSTVDKLIKKTNLALVVGSSSWREQFVSAVTVSAGDDDEEESGEERLPSCFDYIMHFLTVFWKVLFAFVPPTEYWNGWACFMVSISLIGVLTAVTGDLASHFGCTVGLKDSVTAVVFVALGTSVPDTFASKVAAIQDQYADASIGNVTGSNAVNVFLGIGVAWTIAAVYWRSKGQPFRVNPGSLAFSVTLFTILALVSVMVLLYRRRPSVAGGELGGPRTAKLVTAMLFVSLWLVYIMLASLEAYCQLPSF; from the exons ATGGGAGTGGAGGATGACGAGGTGGCCAAGATGGGCTGTCCCAGCCTGGGGGAACACACCCGACTGGAGGTGGTGATTGAAGAGTCTTACGAATTTAAG agcacAGTAGACAAGCTGATTAAGAAGACCAACCTGGCCCTGGTGGTGGGCAGCAGCAGCTGGAGAGAGCAGTTTGTCAGTGCTGTCACTGTCAGtgcag GTGACGATGACGAGGAGGAGAGCGGCGAAGAGCGGCTGCCCTCCTGCTTCGACTACATCATGCACTTCCTGACGgtgttctggaaggttctgttCGCCTTCGTGCCGCCCACGGAGTACTGGAACGGCTGGGCCTGCTTCATGGTGTCCATCTCGCTGATCGGCGTGCTGACGGCCGTCACCGGAGACCTGGCCTCCCACTTCGGCTGCACCGTGGGCCTCAAGGACTCCGTCACCGCCGTGGTGTTTGTGGCCCTCGGCACCTCCGTACCAG ACACCTTCGCCAGCAAAGTGGCGGCCATCCAGGACCAGTACGCGGACGCCTCCATCGGCAACGTGACGGGCAGCAACGCCGTCAACGTGTTCCTGGGCATCGGCGTGGCGTGGACCATCGCGGCGGTGTACTGGCGGAGCAAGGGCCAGCCGTTCCGCGTCAACCCGGGCTCCCTGGCCTTCTCCGTCACCCTCTTCACCATCCTGGCGCTGGTGTCCGTCATGGTGCTCCTCTACCGCCGGCGGCCCTCGGTGGCGGGGGGCGAGCTGGGGGGGCCCCGGACTGCCAAGCTGGTCACCGCCATGCTGTTCGTCTCCCTCTGGCTGGTGTACATCATGCTGGCGTCCCTGGAGGCCTACTGCCAACTGCCCAGCTTCTGA